In Gemmatimonadaceae bacterium, a single window of DNA contains:
- a CDS encoding sigma-70 family RNA polymerase sigma factor, producing MPNPSSFPSGSTPPERGAVTALLMRLQQGDRAAEAELLPLVYADLQRAAESLLRRERPGHTLQPNDLVHEGYLKLAGQLSGAADRQHFVAIAARAMRQVLVDHARKRDASKRGGGVVHVRITNADVGLDVDLSEMVALDDALTRLAQKNPRLPRVVELRFFAGLSEDETAQVLGVTSRTVQRDWATARAWLYKELYPMSTP from the coding sequence ATGCCCAACCCGTCGTCCTTTCCCAGTGGCTCGACCCCTCCCGAGCGGGGGGCAGTGACGGCCCTGCTGATGCGCCTGCAGCAGGGAGACCGCGCGGCCGAAGCCGAGCTGTTGCCGCTGGTATACGCGGACCTGCAACGCGCGGCCGAGTCGCTGCTCCGCCGCGAACGACCGGGGCACACGCTGCAGCCAAACGACCTCGTGCATGAGGGATACCTCAAGCTCGCGGGGCAGCTGTCCGGCGCCGCCGATCGGCAGCACTTTGTGGCCATTGCGGCGCGGGCCATGCGCCAGGTGCTGGTCGACCATGCACGCAAGCGCGATGCGTCCAAGCGGGGTGGCGGCGTGGTCCACGTGCGCATCACGAACGCCGACGTGGGTCTCGACGTGGACCTGAGCGAAATGGTCGCGCTCGATGACGCGCTGACACGCCTCGCGCAGAAGAATCCGCGCCTCCCTCGCGTCGTGGAGCTGCGGTTCTTTGCGGGTCTTTCGGAAGACGAGACCGCCCAGGTACTTGGCGTGACGTCACGAACCGTGCAGCGCGACTGGGCCACGGCCCGGGCGTGGCTGTACAAGGAGCTGTACCCCATGTCGACGCCATGA
- a CDS encoding alpha/beta hydrolase: protein MQTRITTAAALASLLLNLACSSSSREERATATAGASRSRTALVDAPDRWLDANGARLRYREIGQGAPVILLHGYTDNLAMWSGPADSLARDHRVIVPDVRGFGLSSKSGDPSFYGQQMVADVGALLDHLDLPSAHLIGYSMGGAITANFVLQHPTRVSSATFVAGALFPDSAALGRLVNTYADHLERGDGLAPFFRYILPTWPDSMIRQVLPGLVAQNDSASLVAALRGLASLDVSWEAVSQTTIPAVSVVSAADPMVVGARALERHWPGIRSVILPRGDHADIHLAPEVLTEFRRLTAASR, encoded by the coding sequence GTGCAAACACGCATTACGACGGCGGCCGCCCTTGCGTCGCTGCTGCTCAACCTGGCCTGCTCATCCTCGTCCCGTGAGGAGCGCGCGACAGCGACCGCCGGGGCAAGCCGGTCACGAACCGCGCTCGTCGACGCGCCGGATCGCTGGCTCGACGCCAACGGTGCGCGCCTGCGCTACCGCGAGATCGGCCAGGGGGCGCCGGTCATCCTGCTGCATGGGTACACCGACAACCTCGCGATGTGGTCCGGCCCGGCCGATTCGCTCGCGCGCGACCATCGGGTGATCGTTCCCGATGTGCGCGGATTCGGCCTGAGCAGCAAGTCGGGGGACCCGTCGTTCTACGGGCAGCAGATGGTAGCTGACGTGGGCGCGCTGCTCGACCATCTGGACCTCCCATCGGCCCACCTGATCGGGTATTCGATGGGCGGCGCGATCACGGCAAACTTTGTGCTGCAGCACCCGACGCGGGTGTCGAGTGCCACATTCGTGGCCGGCGCGTTGTTTCCGGACTCCGCGGCGCTTGGCCGGCTCGTGAATACATACGCGGACCACCTCGAGCGAGGAGATGGGCTCGCGCCGTTCTTCAGGTACATCCTGCCGACGTGGCCCGACTCGATGATCCGCCAGGTTCTGCCGGGCCTCGTGGCCCAGAACGACTCGGCGTCGCTGGTTGCAGCGTTGCGGGGGCTCGCGTCGCTGGACGTTTCGTGGGAGGCCGTCTCGCAGACGACGATTCCGGCGGTGTCGGTGGTAAGCGCCGCCGATCCGATGGTGGTGGGCGCTCGTGCCCTGGAGCGTCACTGGCCGGGCATCCGTTCGGTCATCCTCCCTCGTGGCGATCACGCGGACATTCACCTTGCCCCCGAGGTGCTGACGGAGTTCCGGCGTCTCACGGCAGCCTCTCGGTGA
- a CDS encoding YdeI/OmpD-associated family protein — protein MKPRFFRTPVELRAWFERNHATATELFIGYYKKESGRGGVVYKEALDEALCYGWIDGRVNRIDDRSYQQRWTPRKASSYWSQVNIGKAHALIAAGRMMPAGLAAFERRPSVAPTKYSSENATVSLAPAFVKQFKADKGAWAWYQACPPSYRRKVAFWVMSARQEETRGRRFRQLLECSREGVYIPPVRVSTSTDAEGRPLKRPAARTSVRSRAGSPKRR, from the coding sequence ATGAAGCCGAGATTCTTCCGCACGCCCGTCGAGCTTCGCGCCTGGTTCGAGCGGAACCACGCGACGGCGACCGAGCTGTTCATCGGCTACTACAAGAAGGAGAGTGGCCGGGGCGGCGTGGTCTACAAGGAGGCGCTCGACGAGGCCCTCTGCTACGGCTGGATCGACGGCCGTGTCAACCGAATCGATGACCGCAGCTATCAGCAGCGCTGGACGCCGCGCAAGGCGAGCAGCTACTGGAGCCAGGTGAACATCGGCAAGGCCCATGCGTTGATCGCCGCGGGCCGCATGATGCCCGCCGGCCTCGCGGCCTTCGAGCGGCGGCCTTCGGTCGCGCCGACGAAGTACTCCTCGGAGAACGCCACAGTCTCGCTCGCGCCCGCGTTCGTGAAGCAGTTCAAGGCGGACAAGGGCGCGTGGGCGTGGTACCAGGCGTGCCCACCGAGTTATCGGCGCAAGGTCGCGTTCTGGGTGATGAGTGCGCGGCAGGAGGAAACGCGCGGCCGCCGCTTCAGGCAGCTGCTCGAGTGCAGTCGCGAGGGCGTGTACATCCCGCCGGTGCGCGTCTCGACGTCCACCGATGCCGAGGGCCGCCCGTTGAAGCGGCCGGCTGCCAGGACGTCCGTTCGCTCGCGAGCCGGATCCCCAAAACGTCGCTGA
- a CDS encoding membrane dipeptidase translates to MDRRDFVTRTALASLAFDLTSQGQGKPASQAPRLRPLIFDAMGELRAEYDATVIRGMLESGIRAITVTLCDPKPTGAEGLEAAIDGITAYNRLIANNPRAYQRATKVADIDAARRANRMAVFYLYQNTVQFGTDLDRIDLFHRLGLRSCQLTYNDRNDVGAGCRAEGSLTEFGRAVIERMNRLGMLIDLSHANMPTMADAIRTSARPVIISHTACMAVHRNVRNTTDENLRLLADKGGLVGICQMRPFLTTKKTDNLGAYIDHIDHAVKVAGIEHVGIGSDRDHRVIALTPEYVQELKREEGAQVVDDELPYFIEALNGPRRMEVIWSALEKRGYKSADIERIMGTNVYRLYRDIMG, encoded by the coding sequence ATGGACCGCCGAGACTTTGTCACCCGCACGGCCCTCGCCTCCCTCGCGTTCGATCTCACGAGCCAGGGACAGGGCAAACCCGCGTCGCAGGCGCCCCGCCTCCGCCCACTGATCTTCGACGCGATGGGCGAGCTGCGCGCCGAATACGACGCCACCGTGATTCGCGGCATGCTCGAAAGCGGCATCCGCGCCATCACCGTCACGCTCTGTGATCCGAAGCCCACCGGCGCCGAAGGGCTCGAAGCCGCCATCGACGGCATCACGGCGTACAACCGGCTCATCGCGAACAACCCACGCGCGTACCAACGGGCCACGAAAGTCGCCGACATCGATGCTGCGCGCCGCGCCAACCGCATGGCGGTCTTCTATCTCTACCAGAACACCGTGCAGTTCGGAACAGACCTGGACCGCATCGACCTGTTCCATCGCCTCGGCCTGCGGAGCTGCCAGCTCACCTACAACGATCGCAACGACGTCGGTGCGGGCTGCCGCGCCGAGGGCTCGCTGACGGAGTTCGGACGTGCGGTGATCGAGCGCATGAATCGGCTCGGCATGCTGATCGACCTCTCGCACGCCAACATGCCAACCATGGCCGATGCGATCCGGACCTCGGCGCGGCCCGTGATCATCTCGCACACCGCGTGCATGGCCGTGCATCGCAACGTGCGCAATACGACCGACGAGAACCTGCGGCTCCTCGCCGACAAGGGTGGCCTCGTCGGTATCTGCCAGATGCGGCCGTTCCTCACGACGAAGAAGACGGACAACCTCGGGGCGTACATCGACCACATCGATCATGCCGTGAAAGTGGCCGGCATCGAACATGTAGGCATCGGCAGCGACCGCGACCACCGCGTCATTGCGCTCACGCCGGAGTACGTGCAGGAACTCAAGCGCGAGGAGGGGGCGCAGGTCGTGGACGACGAGCTGCCCTACTTCATCGAGGCGCTCAACGGGCCGCGCCGGATGGAGGTGATCTGGAGCGCCCTTGAGAAGCGCGGGTACAAGAGCGCGGACATCGAACGAATCATGGGAACGAACGTCTACCGCCTGTACCGGGACATCATGGGCTGA
- a CDS encoding M23 family metallopeptidase: protein MRLVRPAFLLLTTLVGCQVPDVLRERVHVLSPYERYAESLRQAGLDSTALGRDWLLASDSAMRAPLTPSVPFTEAGFYSRTEARAVAFRFDLHEGQRLDVDVRHDGLPVRMFVDLFRQELQDSVVTFAHQQSASTPDSSANGQRAVRYEVRESGTYVLRLQPELLRDGRYSVEVRTAAILAFPVQDATNRAVQSLFGVDRDGGRRRHHGIDIFAPRGTPALAATDGYVRSISPNQLGGNVVWLSDTVRGQTLYYAHLDRHHVRAGDQVKAGDTLGFVGNTGNARTTRPHLHFGIYRRGMGPIDPWPWVRIVSASPARLVADTARLGTTVMSRGRRTPVRLAPAARSDTVQTLEPGVLLQIVGAQGSFYRVQLPTGESGYLPAQALSPH, encoded by the coding sequence ATGCGACTCGTCCGACCCGCCTTTCTGCTCCTCACGACGCTCGTCGGGTGCCAGGTTCCCGACGTGCTGCGCGAGCGCGTGCACGTCTTGTCTCCGTATGAGCGCTACGCCGAGTCGCTGCGGCAGGCCGGGCTCGACTCCACGGCGCTTGGTCGCGATTGGCTCCTGGCCAGCGACAGCGCGATGCGCGCCCCGCTTACTCCCTCCGTGCCGTTCACGGAGGCGGGGTTCTACAGCCGCACCGAAGCACGGGCCGTGGCCTTTCGGTTCGACCTTCACGAAGGGCAGCGACTGGACGTGGATGTCCGCCACGACGGGCTTCCGGTACGCATGTTCGTGGACCTCTTTCGGCAGGAACTGCAGGATTCGGTCGTCACCTTCGCACACCAGCAGTCGGCGTCGACGCCTGACAGCAGCGCCAACGGGCAACGCGCGGTGCGCTATGAAGTGCGGGAGAGTGGCACCTATGTCTTGCGCCTTCAGCCCGAGCTGTTGCGCGACGGGCGCTACTCGGTGGAGGTGCGGACGGCCGCCATCCTCGCCTTTCCGGTGCAGGATGCCACCAACCGCGCCGTGCAGAGTCTGTTCGGCGTGGACCGCGACGGAGGCCGACGGCGGCACCACGGCATCGACATCTTCGCCCCTCGCGGGACGCCGGCTCTCGCCGCCACCGACGGCTACGTGCGCAGCATCAGCCCCAACCAGCTTGGTGGCAACGTGGTCTGGCTGAGCGACACGGTCAGAGGCCAAACGCTCTACTACGCGCATCTCGATCGCCATCACGTCAGGGCAGGCGACCAGGTGAAGGCGGGCGACACCCTCGGCTTCGTCGGCAACACGGGGAATGCAAGAACCACCCGGCCGCACCTGCACTTCGGCATCTATCGTCGCGGGATGGGCCCGATCGATCCCTGGCCCTGGGTCCGCATCGTGTCCGCTTCGCCGGCGCGCCTCGTGGCCGACACCGCACGACTGGGCACGACCGTCATGAGCCGTGGTCGCCGTACGCCGGTGCGCCTGGCACCGGCAGCCAGGTCGGACACCGTGCAGACGCTCGAGCCCGGTGTGCTGCTGCAGATCGTTGGGGCGCAGGGCAGCTTCTATCGGGTGCAACTGCCGACGGGTGAAAGCGGTTACCTTCCCGCACAGGCGCTCTCCCCGCACTGA
- a CDS encoding DUF885 domain-containing protein — MRAWLLVLLIAALGAAAWFMERRTPAATPAAPAGGYGTASPAAREFAKLADDYLDQWARRHPSIAAGNGLHEHDGELEDLSAQAVAAEVVWLRDTRQRLAAIPRRDLPPDELVDHRILDGVVDGWLLELDGIRNHRRNPMIYASAIADGVHNLMTMESAPPQTRMHRVTSKLRGVPRLLEAAKANLSNPPRVLVERGITMFEGASAMLGNDLAQAFPGPMGETRNAMLVEARQARAAIDEFVSWLRTDLLPRANGVNALGAEYVAARYRAEELIDVPLKDLLAIGMRELAREQALFREQAQRVDATRDPLSVWREIRRDHPKPGELVAATRSAVAELEAFVRAKDLAGIPDGDSVVVEASRPFDIGLASMHASPPLEPVPVRSIYYVTDANAAWPTERQDAWLERFNRASLAITSAHEAMPGHFVHALYMRQTPGKLRRIWIGLNPFPQPSSGQDGWAHYAEQLVVEQGFHADDPRYAMAQLSESMTRICRLIAGIQTHTGGWTVDESARFFESQAFVPAEAARQEAVRVVYDPTNGGYFLGKRAMLTLREDVRAKEGSGFTLRAFHERVMRDGIAPWWAHRYLMLGDSVGLVVQ, encoded by the coding sequence ATGCGCGCCTGGCTTCTCGTTCTCCTTATCGCCGCCCTCGGCGCCGCGGCCTGGTTCATGGAGCGTCGCACGCCCGCGGCAACGCCCGCTGCGCCGGCGGGCGGGTACGGCACGGCCAGCCCCGCCGCGCGCGAGTTCGCGAAGCTTGCCGATGACTACCTCGACCAGTGGGCGCGACGCCATCCATCCATCGCCGCCGGCAACGGGCTCCACGAACACGACGGTGAGCTGGAGGACCTGAGCGCCCAAGCCGTCGCTGCCGAAGTCGTGTGGCTGCGCGACACCAGGCAGCGCCTCGCCGCGATTCCTCGTCGTGATCTGCCGCCCGACGAGCTGGTCGACCATCGCATCCTCGATGGCGTCGTCGACGGATGGCTTCTCGAGCTGGATGGAATCCGCAACCATCGGCGCAACCCGATGATCTATGCCTCGGCCATCGCCGACGGTGTGCACAATCTGATGACGATGGAAAGCGCCCCACCGCAGACGCGCATGCATCGCGTCACCTCCAAGCTGCGCGGCGTTCCGCGGCTGCTGGAGGCGGCAAAGGCGAACCTGTCCAACCCACCCCGCGTCCTCGTCGAGCGCGGCATCACGATGTTCGAGGGCGCGAGCGCCATGTTGGGCAATGACCTTGCCCAGGCCTTCCCGGGGCCGATGGGCGAAACGCGCAACGCCATGTTGGTCGAGGCTCGGCAGGCGCGCGCCGCCATCGACGAGTTTGTCTCCTGGCTGCGCACTGACCTGCTGCCGCGTGCGAACGGAGTCAATGCGCTCGGCGCCGAATACGTGGCCGCGCGGTATCGCGCCGAAGAGCTGATCGACGTGCCACTCAAGGATCTCCTGGCCATCGGCATGCGCGAACTCGCGCGGGAGCAGGCGCTGTTCAGGGAGCAGGCGCAGCGCGTCGATGCGACGCGCGATCCGCTGAGCGTGTGGCGCGAGATCCGCCGAGATCACCCAAAACCCGGTGAGCTGGTCGCCGCAACGCGCTCCGCGGTGGCTGAGCTGGAAGCGTTCGTGCGCGCGAAGGATCTCGCCGGCATTCCGGACGGCGACAGCGTCGTCGTCGAGGCTTCGCGCCCATTCGATATCGGCCTCGCATCGATGCACGCCTCGCCACCGCTCGAGCCGGTCCCTGTGCGCTCGATCTACTACGTCACCGACGCAAACGCCGCGTGGCCCACCGAGCGTCAGGATGCGTGGCTCGAGCGATTCAATCGGGCGTCGCTGGCGATCACTTCCGCCCACGAGGCCATGCCGGGGCACTTCGTTCACGCACTCTACATGCGACAGACGCCGGGCAAGCTCCGTCGCATCTGGATCGGCCTGAACCCGTTCCCTCAGCCGTCGTCGGGGCAGGACGGTTGGGCGCACTACGCGGAGCAGCTGGTCGTGGAGCAGGGATTCCATGCAGACGATCCGCGGTACGCCATGGCGCAGCTCTCGGAGTCGATGACGCGCATCTGCCGACTGATCGCGGGCATCCAGACGCACACCGGCGGATGGACCGTGGACGAGTCGGCCAGGTTCTTCGAGTCGCAAGCGTTCGTGCCGGCAGAGGCCGCACGCCAGGAGGCCGTGCGTGTGGTGTATGACCCGACGAACGGCGGGTATTTCCTTGGCAAGCGCGCGATGTTGACCCTTCGGGAGGACGTGCGCGCAAAGGAAGGGAGTGGCTTCACGTTACGCGCGTTCCACGAACGTGTGATGCGCGACGGGATCGCGCCGTGGTGGGCACACCGATACCTCATGCTTGGGGACTCGGTGGGTCTGGTCGTGCAGTAA
- a CDS encoding sugar phosphate isomerase/epimerase, protein MTDQDRMSRREAMGSIAAGAAAVLGLPALACGGASSGRAGITPGLQLYTVRAAMQDSVESTLARVASIGYKEVEFAGYFGRAPEQIAAVLKVNGLTAPAAHVSLDALGDGWAQVLDGAAAMGHTWVVVAFLTPAQRGGADAYKRLAGVFNVAGEVARQHGITLAYHNHDFEFQPLGDTDGHAILLSECDPGLVQFELDLYWVTKAGKDAAAYVAKYPGRFPLVHVKDMGADGMMTEVGAGSINFQQVIDAAKSTIRHYFVEQDNAKVPFESITTSLAALQRLHP, encoded by the coding sequence ATGACTGATCAGGATCGGATGTCCCGGCGCGAGGCGATGGGCTCCATCGCTGCCGGTGCCGCTGCCGTGCTTGGCCTTCCTGCGCTCGCCTGTGGCGGTGCTTCGTCCGGCCGCGCCGGCATCACGCCCGGCCTGCAGCTCTACACCGTGCGTGCCGCCATGCAGGACAGCGTGGAGTCCACGCTCGCTCGCGTCGCCAGCATCGGGTACAAGGAGGTCGAGTTCGCCGGGTACTTCGGTCGTGCCCCGGAGCAGATCGCTGCGGTGCTCAAGGTCAACGGACTCACCGCGCCAGCCGCGCACGTAAGCCTCGATGCGCTCGGCGACGGATGGGCCCAGGTCCTCGATGGCGCTGCCGCCATGGGGCACACCTGGGTCGTCGTGGCGTTCCTCACACCGGCGCAGCGCGGCGGGGCCGACGCCTACAAGCGGCTTGCCGGCGTGTTCAACGTCGCGGGCGAGGTCGCGCGCCAGCACGGTATTACCCTCGCCTACCACAATCACGACTTCGAGTTCCAGCCGCTCGGCGATACCGACGGCCACGCCATCCTGCTGTCGGAGTGCGACCCTGGCCTCGTGCAGTTCGAGCTCGACCTGTACTGGGTGACCAAGGCGGGCAAAGACGCCGCGGCATACGTGGCAAAGTATCCGGGCCGCTTTCCCCTGGTCCACGTGAAGGACATGGGCGCCGATGGCATGATGACCGAGGTGGGCGCCGGCTCGATCAATTTCCAGCAGGTCATCGATGCAGCAAAGAGCACCATCCGGCACTACTTCGTGGAACAGGACAACGCCAAGGTGCCGTTCGAGTCCATCACCACGAGCCTCGCCGCGCTCCAGCGGCTGCATCCATGA
- a CDS encoding TIM barrel protein, with translation MNRRDAISRAGAAMALGVTVDFAPLERAAQINAGRLRQSVCQWCYDKIPLDELCVAAKRIGLQSVELLGEKDWATVKRHGLTCAMANGPSTIRVGFNRPSEHDRLVAESERLLPLVAAAELPNMIVFSGNRDGMSDGEGLENCVKGLQRITPTAERLGVTVCMELLNSKVDHKDYMCDRTPWGAELVKRVASPRFKLLYDIYHMQIMEGDVIRTIRENAAHIGHFHTAGVPGRNEIDETQELQYPAIMRAIADLNYTGFVGQEFIPKRDPLTSLAQGVKICEV, from the coding sequence ATGAATCGCCGCGACGCCATCTCGCGCGCTGGGGCGGCCATGGCGCTCGGCGTCACGGTCGACTTTGCGCCCCTCGAGCGCGCCGCGCAGATCAACGCAGGCCGCCTCCGGCAAAGCGTCTGCCAGTGGTGCTACGACAAGATCCCGCTCGACGAACTCTGCGTCGCCGCAAAGCGCATCGGTCTGCAATCCGTAGAGCTTCTCGGTGAAAAGGACTGGGCGACCGTAAAGCGACACGGCCTCACCTGCGCCATGGCCAACGGCCCCTCCACGATCCGCGTGGGCTTCAACCGGCCGTCTGAGCACGACCGCCTCGTCGCCGAGTCGGAGCGACTTCTGCCGCTCGTCGCGGCCGCCGAACTGCCCAACATGATCGTGTTCAGCGGCAACCGCGACGGCATGAGCGACGGCGAGGGTCTCGAAAACTGCGTGAAGGGTCTGCAGCGCATCACGCCCACCGCCGAGCGACTCGGGGTGACCGTGTGCATGGAGCTGCTGAACTCGAAAGTCGACCACAAGGACTACATGTGCGACCGCACGCCGTGGGGCGCGGAACTCGTGAAGCGCGTGGCAAGCCCGCGCTTCAAGCTCCTCTACGACATCTACCACATGCAGATCATGGAAGGCGACGTGATCCGCACGATCCGTGAGAACGCGGCCCACATCGGCCACTTCCATACGGCCGGCGTCCCGGGGAGAAACGAGATCGACGAGACACAGGAGCTGCAGTATCCGGCGATCATGCGAGCGATTGCCGACCTCAACTACACGGGCTTCGTGGGGCAGGAGTTCATCCCGAAACGCGATCCCCTGACGTCCCTGGCCCAGGGCGTGAAGATCTGCGAAGTGTAG